The stretch of DNA AACTTCGGCGGACCTCCCGGCGGACCGCCGCCGGACGGCTTCGGTGGACCGGGTGGTCCCGATGGCGATCACGGCCCTCCGCCAGACGGCTTCGGCCCTCCTCCGGGCGGTGGTCCCGGCGGGCCGGGTGGGCCGGGCGGTCCCGGTGGTTTCGGCGGACCGGGTGGCCCCGGCGGCTTCCGTGGACGCGGGTTCTCCGGCGGCAGCGACAACGGCATGCGCCTGCTCGCCTCGCTCTATCATACGTGGATCCTGCGCGACGATGTACAGTTGACGCAGGACGGGGAGACCATCGACCTGCTCAACGGCGGTACGATCACCGGCAGCGCGACACCGCAGCACAAGGTGACGGGCCAGATCGGCGTGATCGACAATGGGCTGGGCATGCGCTTCGAAGGCACATGGCAGAGCGCGACCAAGGTCGTGGGCGACACGACCTCCACAGGCACTGGCGACCTGCACTTCTCCTCGCTGTTCAAGCTGGACTACCGGTTGTTCGCGAACCTGCAGAACCGCTTCCCCGGCAAGGCATGGGCCAAGGGAACGCGCGTCAGCCTGTCGGTCACGAACATCTTCAACCAGCGCCAGCACGTTACCGACGGAACCGGCGCGACGCCCTACGCCTATCAGGGCGACTACCTCGACCCGATGGGCCGGACGGTGCTGCTGTCGCTGCGTCGGATCTTCTGATGCAGCCGCTCTGACAGGACTGCGCCGCCTTGCCGGTCAGGCGGGCGGCGCGGTGCTGTCCCTTACGACCAGTTCATAGGGGAGCACCCGGTTCCACTGGGGGCCGTGCGGCTCGTCGCGGTACTGGCGGTCAATCAGCATGTCGACTGCGGCCCCGGCCATGTCCATGATCGGCTGCCGGATCGTGGTGATCGTCGGCCAGGCGATCTGCGCCGAATAGCTGTCGTCGAAACCGGCGACGGACAACTGGTGCGGCACCACGATCCCGCGCCGCGCCGCCGCCGCCATGACGCCCAGCGCCATGTCGTCGTTGCTGGCGAAGATCGCCGTGGCCCGTGTATCGAGCGCAAGCAGCCGTTCACCGGCCAGACGGCCGCCATTGACGGTGAAGTCGCCCGCAGCAATGCAATCGTCGCGCACGCCAAGGCCTGCCGCTTGCATCGCCTGCTCGAACCCGGCGCGACGCTTGGGCGTAGCGGCATGATCCGGAATACCCTCGATAAAGGCGATGTCGCGATGGCCCAGCGCGATCAGATGGGCAGTCATCTCCGCCGCTGCCGCAACGTCGTCGATGTCCACCGAGCCTGAGCGCTGCGGCGTCTGGCCCGGAGAAACGCGCACGTATGGCAGGCCTGCCGTCTCCAGACGGGCCAGCAGTCCTTCATGGGTGCAGACCGGCGGGGTCAGGATCACGCCATCGAGGCGCAAGGCCGATATGCTCGCCAGCATCTCTGCCTCGAACCCCGGCTTTTCCATGTCCACCAGTTCGACCAGCAGGTGATAATGCCGCGCGCGGCACCGATGGAGCGCACCGCGCTGCAGACCGGCGGCATAGCCCGACCACGTTGGATCGTCGAGGAACAGCCCGATCAGATAGGACCGCGCGCTCGACAGGCCACGCGCGAAGACGTTGGGGCGGTAGGACAGCGCCTCGATCGCGCCAAGCACGGCCTCACGCACGGGTTCGCGCACATAGGCCTCGCCATTCAGCACGCGCGAGACGGTCTTGGCGGACACACCGGCGCGAGCGGCGACATCCTTGATGGTTACGGCCATGCGATTTTCCGAATACGCGACAGATGCGCGAGAGCGAAGCAGAGAACGACCCCGTAGCATAGGGCCGGAAGCAGCAACGCGATACGCAGATCCGCGTAATCGGCGATAATACCGCTCGACAGCGGAATAACCGCACCACCGACACAGGCCATGCACAACAGCATGGAGGCGAGCGGCACATCGCCCTCGTCCGCCGGGAGCGCCAGCGTATAGGCCAGCGGGAACATCACCGAATTGAACAGGCCGATACCCAGCAAGGCAACCGCGCCTGCCCAGCCCGTCAGCCCTGCTGCCAGCAGCGCAAGCCCCCCTGCGCCCAGCGCCGCACTCGCCAGCAAGCGCGCGGCACCTGCGAACCGGACCAGCCAGGCCCCCGCAAACCGTCCCAGCATCGCGGCGCCCCAGTACAGGCTGACCATGCTCCCGGCCATCACCGGCGCGGCGTTCACGATATCCGCACGCATCAGGTATTCGACCGCCAGTGTCGCGATCGTCACTTCCGCGCCGACATAGCAGAAGATCGCCAGCACGCCTGCGCTCATCCAGGGGCTGTGTGCCAGCGCGGCCAGACGCCTCAGGGCTGGAGTGGGTGCGGGAGTGGGCGCATCGCCTCGCGGCGACAGCGGTGCCAGCGCAGCGTTGCGCATGAACAGTACGGCGAGCACGACAAACAAGACCGCGCCCGCAAGGAACGGCAGCGTGGGGCCCATCACGCCGCCCTCCACGCTCAGGATGAACCGGGCACCGATCAACGGGCCCAGCACCGTCCCCAGCGCGTTGAAAGCCTGTAGCAGCGTATAGCGGGGCGCCATGCCCCCGGCCCGCCGGAACACCGTCGTCACCGCGTTGCCGGAAATCTGCAGGAACGTCACGCCCAGCGAAATGACCAGCAAGGAACCCAGCACGGCGGCGAAGCTGCGGCTGGCATGGGCCAGCGCGAAAACGAGGCATCCCCCTGCCATGATGCCAAGCCCTGTCGCAATGGAGCGCATGTACCCCATCGGGATGGAGCGCAGCGTCACCGGAAACGCGAAAAGCAGGTAACTGGAATAGAACGCGAAATGGACCAGCAACGCTTCGGCATGGTTCAGGTGGAGGGTCAGCGCCAGCCGCGGCACCAGAAGGTTGACCATGGAGTTGATCGCCCCGCCGCCGAGATAGACGCCCACAAGCAGCCCGAACAGCCGGTTTTCCTGCCTTGTCGCCGCTATGCTCTCCATGGTTTGACCCTAGCCGGCAAACCGCGTCATGCAAGGCGATGTTGCGGCAATGTGCAAATTTACGACATCGATGTCAGAAATATTTTGACATCGATGTCAGATTCGGGTCATGACGCCGCCAAGCCCGCCGAAGCGGGCGCATACAGGGGAGAGATGAATGAAACGGCATGTCTTTGCCGCAGGCACGGCGCTTGCCTCCGGCCTGCTTTTCGCCACCGTTGCACAGGCTCAGGACACGGCAGCTCCGCAAGGCGCACCGCGTGCCGCTGCGCCCGCTGCCGACAATGGTCAGATCGCCGAGATCATCGTGACGGCGACCAAGCGCGCCACCAGTCTGGAAAAGACGCCGATCGCTATTTCGGCCTTCAGCCAGGATTCGCTGGACCGCAATCAGGTGCAGGACGTGAAGGGCCTGGCCGATTTCGTGCCCAGCCTGCACTTCGCCCAGCAGGGCGATCAGGGCGGCATCCTGCTGACGATGCGCGGCATCGGCAACGATTCCGCCTATACCGAAGTGGCCGATCCCGAAGTCGCGATGTATGTCGATGGCATCTACAGCCCGCGCGCGCAGGGTGCTTCGGTACTGATGTACGATATGGAGCGCGTCGAAGTGCTTCGCGGCCCGCAAGGTACGCTGTTCGGCCGCAATGCCACTGTCGGTGCAATCAGCCTGATAACGGCCAAGCCCCAGTTCGATGCCTTCCACGCCAGTGTCGAGGCGGTTGCCGGGTCGTATAACCGCATGGGCGTGAAGGGCATGGTCAACATTCCCGTAACCGACAACCTTGCAGTGCGCGCCGCGTTCATCACCGACCGTCACGATGGCTACATCGACTATCAGGATGCGCCCGACGTCCCCGGCATCAACCGTTCGGCCTATGTCACCAGCGGCAAGAAGTACGACGCCGGCAACCAGACCTCGGCGCGCCTCTCGGCGCTCTGGGATCTGGGGCGCTTCCACTGGAACCTCTCGGGCGAATGGTACAAGGATACCGGATCGCCGATCCTGCAGCTGATGCAGACCCCGCGCGCGGGCGAGAAGTTCTGGTCCGCGCTGGTCGACACCGCGCCCGAGACCGACCGCTATTCGTGGGGGATCCGCTCGAACATGAGCTACGATCTCACCGACAAGGTCGAGGCGGTCTACATCGCGGGCTTCTCACGCGTGGGCGGCACGGCGGATTCGGATGCAGACGGCGGCGCCTATGTGCCCTACCTCGACGATACCGGCAGCCTGGTCCTGCCCAGCGGCCAGTTCGGCGAGAACCGCACCGCCTATTCGCGCTATGACTTCTGGAGCCACGAGGTCCAGCTCAAGTCCACCGGCACCAATGCCGTCGACTGGATCGTGGGTGGCTATTACAGCCACGAAGTCAACAAGATCCGCTTCGATATCGACCAGCGAAACGGCTATCGCGACGGCACCTTCAACTGGGCCGGCAGCTTCATCCAGGCGGACCGCAAGATCGATTCCCGCGCCGCCTTCGGTCAGGCGGTGTGGCATGCGACCGACAAGATCAACCTGACGGGTGGCCTGCGCTATACCAAGGATACCAAGCAGGACATCGGCGGTCGCAACATCACGTATTGCGGTGCGCCCAACAACGCCAATCCGAACTGCTATGCGACGCCCAACCTTCCCGGTGTGTTCAACATCGCCAACAACGGTGCGGGCAATGCAACCGACGTGCTCGATGCGCTCAATGCCGAAAGCGAGGCACTGGGCTATGGCGATCTGTGGGGTATCTCCAACAACGACACCAAGGGCAGTTGGCACAAGCTGACCTGGCTGGCCCGCGCGGACATGCAGGTTACGCCTTCGACCATGGTCTACGGCAGCGTCAGCACCGGTTTCAAGTCGGGCAATATCGAGGACGGTGGCCTGCTCGCCGGGCCGGAGACGCTGACGAACTATGAAATCGGCTCGAAATCGCGGCTGTTCGGCGGTCGTGCGACGCTGAACCTTGCGGCCTATTACGAGGACTTCAAGGGCTATCAGGTCAACCAGGCCGTCACCACCCGCGACGATGACGGCAACGTCACCGCCAGCCAGATCATCACCACCAATGCCAAGGGCGCCAAGGCCTGGGGCATCGAAGCCGAACTGGCAGCCCGCCTGACCGACAACGATCGCCTGAACCTGGCCGCGACCTACCAGCACACCGAATTCGACACGCTCTACACCGTCGACAACCGCATCTACAACGTCGAGGCGGACGGCTCGACCATCGAGAACCTGAAGGGCAACGAACTGCCGCACGCTCCGCACTTCTCGATGACCGGCAGCTACGAGCACGACTTCCTGTTCGGCAGCGGTGCCCGCCTGACCCCGCGCGCCACCGTTCATTATGAAACGCGCAGCTGGCTGAGCTACTTCAACGGCGACGTCGCCTCGCGCTACGATGCGGACGACCAGGCGGGCAAAGGCCTGCTGGGTACCGGGTTCGATAAGCAGAAGGCCTATGCCAAGGTCGATCTCGGGCTGTCCTATTCGTCGCCCGATGATCGCTACGGCGTGGAAGTCTTCGTCGAGAACCTGACCGACAAGCGTATCCGCACCGGCGCAAGCGTCGCCGGGGCCACCAGCGGCCTGACGCCGGTGTTCATGTCCAACTACGAGCCGCCCAGGACCTGGGGCGTGCGTCTGCGCGCCAAGATCTGAGCGAGCCCGATGCGGCCGTCCACGTCCTTTCCTCCCGTGGGCGGCCGCATTCCCTTCCTGTATCGAGACCGCAGCGATCGCCTGCCGGTCCTCCCGTTTCGGCCGAGCCTGCCCCGTGTGCCCGGCCTGAAAGGCTGTTCCATGCGTGCCCTTCCCGTCGCTCTCCCCCTGCTTGCGCTCGTGCTTGGACAGGCTTTGCCGTCCGCTCCGGCCAATGCCCAGACCGCCCCAAGGCGGCACCCATCTGGCAGGACCGTGCCCGCTCGCCCGAAGCCCGCGCCGCAGCACTGGTCGCGGCGATGTCGCAGGACGAGAAGCTGCAGATGGTGCGCACATGGTTTCCCCCGCTTGCCAAGGGCAAGCCCGGCGCGCCGGACGATCTCATCCCCTCGGCAGGCGAGATGGTGGGCATCCCGCGCCTTGGCATCCCGACGTTGCGCGAAAGCGATGCCAGCCTTGGCGTTGCCAATCAGGTCAACCAGCGCCCCGGCGATACCGCGACCGCCCTTCCCTCCAGCCTCGCCACGGCTGCCAGCTTCAACCCGCAGGTGGCCGAGGAAGGCGGCGCGATGATCGGCGCGGAAGCGCGCGCCAAGCGCTTCAACGTGCTCTTGGCAGGCGGCGTCAATCTGACCCGCGACCCGTGGGGCGGACGCGACTTCGAATATCTGGGCGAGGACCCGGTGCTCGCCGGAACGCTCGTCGGCGCGCAGATCCGCGGCGTGCAGAGCAACCACATCGTCTCGACGATCAAGCACTTCGCCCTGAACGCGCAGGAAACCGGGCGCATGGTCTACGATGCCCGCATCGGTCAGGCCGCATTGCATGAAAGCGACCTTCTGGCCTTCGAGATCGGCATCGAGACCGGGCACCCTGCTTCAGTCATGTGTGCCTATAACAAGATCAATGGCGATCATGCCTGCGAAAACCACGAACTGCTGACCAATGTCCTGCGCAGTGACTGGCGCTACAAGGGCTGGGTCATGTCGGACTGGGGTGCGGTCCATTCCACCGCCAAGGCGGCAAATGCCGGACTCGATCAGGATTCCGGCGCCGAACTCGACGATGGTGACTGGTTTCGCGACAAACTGCGCGCGGCCCTCGCTGCGGGCACAGTGCCGCAGGCCCGCCTCGATGCGATGGTGCGCCACATCCTGACCGGCGTGATCGCCAGCGGTCTCTACGACGACCCCTCGCCCTCGACGGTCCAGCCGATCGACACCGACGCCCATGCGCGTGTCGCGCAGAAGGCCGAGGAGCAGGGCATCGTCCTCTTGCGCAACGAAGGCGCGCTGCTGCCCGCTGCCACCACAGCGCGGCGTATCGTGCTGATCGGCGGTCATGCCGATGTCGGGGTGCTGTCCGGCGGCGGATCGAGCCAGGTCCGCTCGACCGGGGGCGTGCCGGTGGAAATTCCGCTGAAGTCGGGACCGGCATCCTCGTTCGCGCGGATCACCTGGCATAACTCTTCGCCGCTCAGGGCCATTCGCGCCCTAGCCCCGCAGGCCGATGTCTCCTATGTCGACGGCAGCGACCCGCAAGCTGCCGCTCGCGCGGCCAAGGGCGCGGATCTCGTGCTGGTCTTCGCGACCCAGTGGCGCACCGAAGCAGAAGACGTAACCTCGCTCTCCCTGCCCGATCATCAGGATGCGCTGATCGAGACGGTCGCCGCTGCCAATCCGCATACTGCCGTCGTTCTGGAGACCGGCGGCCCGGTCCTTATGCCGTGGCTCGGCAAAGTACCGGCCGTGCTCGCGGCATGGTATCCGGGCCAGCGCGGAGCAGAAGCCATCGCCAACGTGATCTTCGGTAAAGTGAACCCTTCGGGCCGCCTGCCGATCACGTTCCCGGCCTCGGCCGATCAGGCCCCGCGCCCTGCACCGGTGGGGCTTGCCCAGGTCGCCGAGCACGATGCCGCCTCCAACGCGGGCAGTAGCGGCGGCACTACGGCCCTCGCCATCGCGGTGGACTATCCCGAAGGTGCCGACGTCGGTTACCGCTGGTATGAGAAGAAAGCGCTCAAGCCGCTGTTCCCGTTCGGCTTCGGACTGTCCTATACGCAGTTCCGCTATGCCGGGCTTAGTGTGAAGGCAGGCCGTACGATCTCGGCCAGCTTCGATGTCACCAATACCGGATCGCGGGCTGGGGCAGTAGTCCCGCAGCTGTACGTCTCGCTGCCCACAGCAAAAGGACAGGGCACTCGCTCTCCTGCACGGCTGGCGGGATTTGCACGGATAGAACTCGCCCCCGGCGAGACGCGCCATGTCACCCTCCAGGCCGAGCCGCGCATTCTGGCTTCGTGGGACACGACGCGACGCCAATGGTCGCGCGCGGCGGGCGCTTATCAGGTCTCCGTCAACCGCGCGGCCGACGATCCGGTCTTGACCGACAAGGCGACCCTGCCCGCAATCACCTTCCGGCCATGACAGCGCCGCTGCCTGTCTTCGGATTCAGGCACTGTCGTCAATCCATCCGGCGTTAGGGTCAGGACCCATTACTCACACCGTCAAGGTTTGAAGCAAAATGGCTCAGCACGAGAAGGGAAGGCGCAGGAATATGCCGATATTTCCAGACTTCCCGACGAAGTGCCGGGCCATTTTGGTCAAATCCCTGCGGGACGCCCGAATGGCTTCCATCTCGAACCAACTCGCCCTTGGAAAGGCACCCAGCCTTCCCGGCGGGCGAGTTGGCCCGATATGTTCGCCATTCGGGCACCTCGACGGTGTGAGTAATGGGTCCTGACCCTAAGTCGGCGAGAGTCGCCGCACCCGATACCCGGTCGTGAAACCAAATGCCCGGTTCGGGCGATTTGACCATCATGGACACGCTCGCCGCGACCGAACCCGAACCTCCTGCGCCCGCATCGCATCGCGATAAGCGGGCAAGGTGGTGGCGTATCGCGCGCAATATCGCGCTGACGCTGATCGTTGTCGTCTTCACCGTCTGGCTGGTGCTGTTCATCACCAAGGGGCGTTTCCTGAAGCACCCCTTCGAGCGCATCACCAGCTCGCTCACGACACGCAAAGTGCAGGTGCAGGGCGACTTTCAGCTCTATTTCGCGCCGTTCAGGCTGACGTTCGTGGCGGACGGTCTTTCGGTGTCCAATCCCGACTGGGCGAAAAGCAACACGCTTTTCGCCGCGCGCCATATCGATGCGAAGATTGCCCCGCTCTCCCTGATATTCGGGCGACGCCATGTCTATTCGCTGGCGCTCGACGGTGGGCGCGGCGATCTCGAATGGGACGCACAGCACGTCCGCAATACCTGGACCTTCGGCGGCGACAGCAAGGGCAAGCCCTTCGAAGTGCCGCTGATCGATACGGCAAGCGTCACCGACACGCATCTTCGCTACAGCGATCCTGCAATGCCACTGCTGGCCGACCTGACGATCGCGCCGATCCTTGCGAAGGACACGCACATCGGCAAGGCCGTGGGCATAACCGGCACCGGAACGTTTCGCACCACGCCGTTCAAGCTGTCCGCACGGCTGCTGTCGCCCGATGCCACCATTGCCGGGACAAAGAACCGGCTGGAGGCACGCGCCTGGGCGGCGGGCAGCGTGATCGATGTATCCGGGACGCTGCCCGGCCTCACCGATGTCGAAGATGTGCCGCTTAAAGTCGCCGCCACCGGGCACAACCTGTCGCAACTGCTGGCGGTCATCGACGTCGCGATCCCGCAGACGCGC from Novosphingobium sp. 9 encodes:
- a CDS encoding TonB-dependent receptor, encoding MKRHVFAAGTALASGLLFATVAQAQDTAAPQGAPRAAAPAADNGQIAEIIVTATKRATSLEKTPIAISAFSQDSLDRNQVQDVKGLADFVPSLHFAQQGDQGGILLTMRGIGNDSAYTEVADPEVAMYVDGIYSPRAQGASVLMYDMERVEVLRGPQGTLFGRNATVGAISLITAKPQFDAFHASVEAVAGSYNRMGVKGMVNIPVTDNLAVRAAFITDRHDGYIDYQDAPDVPGINRSAYVTSGKKYDAGNQTSARLSALWDLGRFHWNLSGEWYKDTGSPILQLMQTPRAGEKFWSALVDTAPETDRYSWGIRSNMSYDLTDKVEAVYIAGFSRVGGTADSDADGGAYVPYLDDTGSLVLPSGQFGENRTAYSRYDFWSHEVQLKSTGTNAVDWIVGGYYSHEVNKIRFDIDQRNGYRDGTFNWAGSFIQADRKIDSRAAFGQAVWHATDKINLTGGLRYTKDTKQDIGGRNITYCGAPNNANPNCYATPNLPGVFNIANNGAGNATDVLDALNAESEALGYGDLWGISNNDTKGSWHKLTWLARADMQVTPSTMVYGSVSTGFKSGNIEDGGLLAGPETLTNYEIGSKSRLFGGRATLNLAAYYEDFKGYQVNQAVTTRDDDGNVTASQIITTNAKGAKAWGIEAELAARLTDNDRLNLAATYQHTEFDTLYTVDNRIYNVEADGSTIENLKGNELPHAPHFSMTGSYEHDFLFGSGARLTPRATVHYETRSWLSYFNGDVASRYDADDQAGKGLLGTGFDKQKAYAKVDLGLSYSSPDDRYGVEVFVENLTDKRIRTGASVAGATSGLTPVFMSNYEPPRTWGVRLRAKI
- a CDS encoding beta-glucosidase family protein codes for the protein MSQDEKLQMVRTWFPPLAKGKPGAPDDLIPSAGEMVGIPRLGIPTLRESDASLGVANQVNQRPGDTATALPSSLATAASFNPQVAEEGGAMIGAEARAKRFNVLLAGGVNLTRDPWGGRDFEYLGEDPVLAGTLVGAQIRGVQSNHIVSTIKHFALNAQETGRMVYDARIGQAALHESDLLAFEIGIETGHPASVMCAYNKINGDHACENHELLTNVLRSDWRYKGWVMSDWGAVHSTAKAANAGLDQDSGAELDDGDWFRDKLRAALAAGTVPQARLDAMVRHILTGVIASGLYDDPSPSTVQPIDTDAHARVAQKAEEQGIVLLRNEGALLPAATTARRIVLIGGHADVGVLSGGGSSQVRSTGGVPVEIPLKSGPASSFARITWHNSSPLRAIRALAPQADVSYVDGSDPQAAARAAKGADLVLVFATQWRTEAEDVTSLSLPDHQDALIETVAAANPHTAVVLETGGPVLMPWLGKVPAVLAAWYPGQRGAEAIANVIFGKVNPSGRLPITFPASADQAPRPAPVGLAQVAEHDAASNAGSSGGTTALAIAVDYPEGADVGYRWYEKKALKPLFPFGFGLSYTQFRYAGLSVKAGRTISASFDVTNTGSRAGAVVPQLYVSLPTAKGQGTRSPARLAGFARIELAPGETRHVTLQAEPRILASWDTTRRQWSRAAGAYQVSVNRAADDPVLTDKATLPAITFRP
- a CDS encoding MFS transporter, yielding MESIAATRQENRLFGLLVGVYLGGGAINSMVNLLVPRLALTLHLNHAEALLVHFAFYSSYLLFAFPVTLRSIPMGYMRSIATGLGIMAGGCLVFALAHASRSFAAVLGSLLVISLGVTFLQISGNAVTTVFRRAGGMAPRYTLLQAFNALGTVLGPLIGARFILSVEGGVMGPTLPFLAGAVLFVVLAVLFMRNAALAPLSPRGDAPTPAPTPALRRLAALAHSPWMSAGVLAIFCYVGAEVTIATLAVEYLMRADIVNAAPVMAGSMVSLYWGAAMLGRFAGAWLVRFAGAARLLASAALGAGGLALLAAGLTGWAGAVALLGIGLFNSVMFPLAYTLALPADEGDVPLASMLLCMACVGGAVIPLSSGIIADYADLRIALLLPALCYGVVLCFALAHLSRIRKIAWP
- a CDS encoding LacI family DNA-binding transcriptional regulator, which translates into the protein MAVTIKDVAARAGVSAKTVSRVLNGEAYVREPVREAVLGAIEALSYRPNVFARGLSSARSYLIGLFLDDPTWSGYAAGLQRGALHRCRARHYHLLVELVDMEKPGFEAEMLASISALRLDGVILTPPVCTHEGLLARLETAGLPYVRVSPGQTPQRSGSVDIDDVAAAAEMTAHLIALGHRDIAFIEGIPDHAATPKRRAGFEQAMQAAGLGVRDDCIAAGDFTVNGGRLAGERLLALDTRATAIFASNDDMALGVMAAAARRGIVVPHQLSVAGFDDSYSAQIAWPTITTIRQPIMDMAGAAVDMLIDRQYRDEPHGPQWNRVLPYELVVRDSTAPPA